In the Populus trichocarpa isolate Nisqually-1 chromosome 1, P.trichocarpa_v4.1, whole genome shotgun sequence genome, one interval contains:
- the LOC18094203 gene encoding uncharacterized protein LOC18094203 isoform X1, whose amino-acid sequence MEDQKTDCSSIISDMGAKGLVCHYQFEEGSSQFVFLDIDKETGGASINNSLNFSTSTYLHFISSSNGLLLLSSFGENQLNYHVFNPFTKQSVTLPPHGITRQVIRSGLAFDGKQYQVMLVHAFKDEENGLGPLPDDIELEIFSSETGAWRNHQPLSLSLNVEVPVYWSWQSTMTYRRCLWESEGRVHYTYTDFDGVHTWNLLKEYEHDVYSHNNVYDSKKFRWALVYTIDHKELAKQDPDILYLGNQWEPHNISPFAYVEDSETMYLQLPGIVVAYNTKNRVLQKVCKYKFPGIDFNCCFFFPFIHSNECHQKNASKSLQVGEVVDLPIEKEVNSFSF is encoded by the exons ATGGAGGATCAGAAGACAGATTGTTCCAGCATTATTTCTGATATGGGCGCAAAGGGTCTCGTTTGCCATTATCAGTTTGAAGAAGGGTCGTCTCAGTTTGTTTTTCTAGACATTGACAAAGAAACAGGAGGCGCCAGTATCAACAACTCCCTTAATTTCTCCACCAGCACTTATCTGCATTTTATCTCTTCATCTAATGGCTTGCTTTTATTGTCTAGTTTTGGGGAGAATCAGCTCAACTATCATGTATTCAATCCCTTTACCAAGCAGTCTGTGACTCTTCCACCGCATGGTATTACCAGGCAAGTCATCAGGTCAGGTCTCGCTTTTGATGGAAAACAGTATCAGGTTATGCTTGTACATGCTTTCAAAGATGAAGAGAATGGCTTGGGCCCGCTTCCTGATGATATTGAACTGGAAATCTTCTCTTCCGAAACTGGGGCTTGGAGAAACCATCAACCCTTGAGTTTGTCTTTGAATGTTGAAGTACCTGTCT ATTGGTCCTGGCAATCAACAATGACTTACAGGCGATGCTTGTGGGAATCTGAGGGGAGAGTACACTACACTTACACTGATTTTGATGGGGTTCATACCTGGAATCTCCTCAAGGAATATGAGCATGATGTCTACTCACACAATAATGTCTATGACAGCAAAAAATTCAGGTGGGCATTAGTATATACTATCGATCATAAAGAGTTGGCAAAACAGGATCCTGATATTCTCTATCTTGGTAATCAGTGGGAGCCTCACAACATATCTCCTTTTGCTTATGTTGAAGATTCCGAGACCATGTATTTGCAGCTTCCAGGAATTGTTGTAGCATACAATACCAAAAATCGAGTTTTGCAGAAAGTATGCAAGTACAAATTTCCAGGCATCGATTTTAATTgctgttttttcttccccttcatCCACAGCAATGAGTGCCACCAGAAAAATGCTAGCAAATCACTACAAGTTGGAGAAGTGGTTGATTTACCTATAGAAAAAGAGGTGAATTCGTTTTCGTTTTAA
- the LOC18094203 gene encoding uncharacterized protein LOC18094203 isoform X2 yields the protein MEDQKTDCSSIISDMGAKGLVCHYQFEEGSSQFVFLDIDKETGGASINNSLNFSTSTYLHFISSSNGLLLLSSFGENQLNYHVFNPFTKQSVTLPPHGITRQVIRSGLAFDGKQYQVMLVHAFKDEENGLGPLPDDIELEIFSSETGAWRNHQPLSLSLNVEVPVCEFPQLNATPLFSNGAIHWEISGRLLVYHVKDDYCEVIELPNVFEDWSWQSTMTYRRCLWESEGRVHYTYTDFDGVHTWNLLKEYEHDVYSHNNVYDSKKFSGSLTTYLLLLMLKIPRPCICSFQELL from the exons ATGGAGGATCAGAAGACAGATTGTTCCAGCATTATTTCTGATATGGGCGCAAAGGGTCTCGTTTGCCATTATCAGTTTGAAGAAGGGTCGTCTCAGTTTGTTTTTCTAGACATTGACAAAGAAACAGGAGGCGCCAGTATCAACAACTCCCTTAATTTCTCCACCAGCACTTATCTGCATTTTATCTCTTCATCTAATGGCTTGCTTTTATTGTCTAGTTTTGGGGAGAATCAGCTCAACTATCATGTATTCAATCCCTTTACCAAGCAGTCTGTGACTCTTCCACCGCATGGTATTACCAGGCAAGTCATCAGGTCAGGTCTCGCTTTTGATGGAAAACAGTATCAGGTTATGCTTGTACATGCTTTCAAAGATGAAGAGAATGGCTTGGGCCCGCTTCCTGATGATATTGAACTGGAAATCTTCTCTTCCGAAACTGGGGCTTGGAGAAACCATCAACCCTTGAGTTTGTCTTTGAATGTTGAAGTACCTGTCTGTGAGTTTCCTCAGTTGAACGCAACCCCACTTTTTTCCAATGGAGCTATTCATTGGGAAATAAGTGGACGGTTGCTTGTTTATCATGTTAAAGATGATTACTGTGAAGTAATTGAACTGCCAAATGTTTTTGAAGATTGGTCCTGGCAATCAACAATGACTTACAGGCGATGCTTGTGGGAATCTGAGGGGAGAGTACACTACACTTACACTGATTTTGATGGGGTTCATACCTGGAATCTCCTCAAGGAATATGAGCATGATGTCTACTCACACAATAATGTCTATGACAGCAAAAAATTCAG TGGGAGCCTCACAACATATCTCCTTTTGCTTATGTTGAAGATTCCGAGACCATGTATTTGCAGCTTCCAGGAATTGTTGTAG
- the LOC18094204 gene encoding tobamovirus multiplication protein 2A encodes MACKGFLECLLKLLNFLLTLVGLAMIGYGIYLFVEYKRADDNVGLVSTPSDGQGLTLLGRPMLIAVSLSESILDKLPKAWFIYLFIAVGVILFVISCFGCIGAATRNGCCLTCYSVLIILLILVELGCAAFIFFDKSWKEVLPTDKSGDFDMIYKFLKENWNIVRWVALGIVILEALIFLLTLVVRAANRPVEYDSDDEFIASRQQTRQPLLNRPPAPAAGVPVTGTLDQRPGRNDAWSTRMREKYGLDTSEFSYNPSEPHRLQPAAAQPTEERSRCTIM; translated from the exons ATGGCGTGTAAAGGGTTCTTGGAATGCCTACTGAAGCTCCTTAACTTCTTGCTGACTCTTGTGGGTCTGGCTATGATTGGTTATGGGATCTACTTGTTTGTTGAGTATAAAAGAGCGGATGACAATGTGGGCCTAGTGTCGACGCCGAGTGATGGTCAGGGTTTGACGCTTCTTGGCCGCCCCATGCTTATTGCCGTGTCTCTTTCGGAAAGCATCCTTGATAAGCTTCCGAAAGCTTG gttcatatatttatttattgctgtAGGAGTAATTCTCTTTGTCATCTCTTGTTTTGGTTGTATTGGAGCTGCAACACGGAATGGATGCTGCTTGACTTGT TATTCAGTGTTGATCATCTTGTTGATATTGGTAGAGTTGGGATGTGCAGCCTTCATATTCTTTGACAAAAGCTGGAAAGAA GTACTCCCAACTGACAAAAGTGGTGATTTTGACATGATATATAAATTCCTCAAAGAAAACTGGAACATTGTCAGATGGGTTGCTCTTGGAATAGTTATTTTGGAG gctttgattttcttgttaaCCCTTGTGGTTAGAGCAGCAAACAGGCCTGTAGAGTATGATAGCGACGACGAGTTCATTGCCTCCAGACAACAGACCCGGCAGCCTTTGCTTAACAGGCCACCAGCACCTGCAGCAGGAGTGCCTGTTACCGGAACCCTTGATCAGCGTCCAGGCAGAAATGATGCTTGGAGTACACGAATGAGGGAAAAG TATGGGCTTGATACATCAGAGTTCTCATACAACCCATCCGAGCCACACAGGCTCCAGCCAGCAGCTGCACAGCCTACCGAGGAAAGGAGTCGTTGCACCATCATGTGA